A section of the Enterobacter sp. C2 genome encodes:
- the rnt gene encoding ribonuclease T: protein MSDNAQLTGLCDRFRGFYPVVIDVETAGFNAKTDALLDIAAITLKMDSDGWLMPDSTLHFQVAPFEGANLVPEALAFNGIDPNDPQREAVSEYDALHAIFKMVRKGIKDSGCNRAIMVAHNATFDHGFMMAAAERASLKRNPFHPFVTFDTAALSGLALGQTVLSKACTAAGLSFDSTQAHSALYDTEQTALLFCEIVNRWKRLGGWPLPMAADEA, encoded by the coding sequence ATGTCCGATAACGCACAGCTCACCGGTCTTTGCGACCGTTTTCGTGGTTTTTACCCTGTCGTAATTGATGTTGAAACCGCCGGGTTTAATGCCAAAACCGATGCGCTACTGGATATTGCCGCCATAACGCTAAAGATGGATAGCGACGGCTGGCTGATGCCTGACAGCACCCTGCACTTCCAGGTTGCGCCTTTTGAAGGTGCCAACCTTGTTCCCGAGGCGCTGGCGTTCAACGGCATCGATCCCAACGATCCGCAGCGCGAGGCGGTCAGTGAATACGATGCACTGCACGCGATTTTCAAGATGGTGCGTAAGGGAATTAAAGATTCAGGCTGCAACCGCGCCATTATGGTGGCCCACAATGCTACCTTCGATCACGGTTTTATGATGGCGGCAGCAGAGCGCGCCTCGCTCAAGCGTAACCCGTTTCACCCCTTTGTGACCTTCGATACCGCTGCCCTGAGCGGGCTGGCGCTGGGGCAAACCGTTTTATCAAAAGCCTGTACAGCCGCTGGCCTGTCGTTTGATAGCACCCAGGCCCACTCCGCGCTGTACGATACCGAACAGACTGCGCTGCTGTTTTGTGAGATCGTCAACCGCTGGAAACGGCTCGGTGGCTGGCCGCTGCCGATGGCTGCTGACGAGGCGTAA